Below is a genomic region from Neisseria arctica.
CAAAGTTCTGAAGTTCGATCAAGAAAAACAACGCGTATCTTTGGGTATGAAACAATTGGGCGAAGATCCTTGGAATGGCTTGGCTCGCCGTTACCCGCAAGCTACCCGCCTGTTTGGTAAAGTGTCCAACTTGACCGACTATGGTGCATTCGTTGAAATCGAACAAGGTATCGAAGGTTTGGTACACGTTTCGGAAATGGATTGGACCAACAAAAACGTACATCCGAGCAAAGTGGTTCAGCTGGGTGATGAAGTAGAAGTGATGATTCTTGAGATCGATGAAGACCGCCGCCGTATTAGCTTGGGTATGAAACAGTGCCAAGCTAATCCGTGGGAAGATTTCGCCGAGAATCATAATAAAGGCGATAAAATTTCAGGCGCCGTTAAATCTATTACTGACTTCGGCGTATTTGTAGGCTTGCCTGGTGGTATCGACGGCTTGGTTCACCTTTCTGATTTGTCTTGGACCGAAGCCGGTGAAGAAGCTGTTCGCAAGTACAAAAAAGGCGAGGAAGTTGAAGCCGTTGTATTGGCTATCGATGTCGAAAAAGAGCGTATTTCTTTGGGCATCAAGCAGTTGGAAGGCGATCCCTTCAGTAACTTTATCAGCGTAAATGATAAAGGTGCTTTGGTAAAAGGTACTGTTAAATCAATCGATGCCAAAGGTGCGGTTATCGCTTTGTCTGATGAGGTAGAGGGTTACCTACCTGCTGCCGAATGGTCTAGTGAGCGCGTTGAAGATTTACGCAATGTGCTGAAAGAGGGCGATGAAGTAGAAGCCGTTGTGGCAACCGTTGATCGCAAAAACCGCAGCATCCGTCTGTCTGTAAAAGCCAAAGATGCTAAAGAAAACCGTGACGCTCTGAATTCGGTAAATTCTGCAGCTACAGCCAACGCTGGTACAACCAGCTTGGGTGATCTGCTGAAAGCCAAATTATCAGGCGAGCAAGAGTAAGGTGCGGTAATGACCAAATCCGAGCTTATGGTTCGCTTGGCTGAAGTATTTGCCGAGAAGAATGGTAATCAATTGGTGGCTAAAGATGTTGAATACAGCGTAAAGGTTTTAGTGGATACTATGACCCGTTCGCTGGCAAAAGGCCAACGTATTGAAATCCGTGGATTCGGAAGCTTCGACCTTAATCATCGTCCGGCACGTGTAGGACGTAACCCGAAAACAGGTGAAAAAGTGGAGGTGCCCGAGAAGTATGTGCCCCATTTCAAACCTGGTAAGGAATTGCGTGAACGCGTAGATCAGGCATTTTTAGGTAAGTAAGAAATTTGTAATATAAACGCCGCAGTAATGCGGCGTTTTTGTATTGCGAAAATTTTATTAAAAAGAGAGTAATTCTTCATTGTTGAAAAAATAGTAAGCAATAGACTTCATGCCGTCTGAAATACTTTATAATGACCATTTGATTTTTGTAACGAATGGTTGATATGAATAATAATGAAAACCGTTTTACCCCACCGGATTTTGTCAATCACAGTCCGTTGACTTGGTACCAATCTGCTTCGGAACAACCTGCTTTTATCAAAGATGCAGCTCAAGCCAAAGCTATAGAACACCTGGATAAATTGTGGACTGAGCTTATGCTTTTCAAGCGTAAGCGCAACCGTTTCTTAGGACGGAGTTTACGTTCTCCACAATTGCCTAAAGGCCTTTATTTTTACGGAGGCGTAGGGCGCGGTAAAAGTTTCTTAATGGATGTTTTTTATGGCTGCCTACCGTATCGGCGTAAGCGGCGAGTTCATTTTCATGCTTTTATGGCAGAAGTTCACCAGCGTATGAAGGTGTTAAAAAGCGAGCCTAATCCTTTGAAGGCGGTGGCAAAGGAAATCGCACGAGAAACCCGAGTATTGTGTTTTGATGAATTCCATGTTAGCGATATCGCTGATGCTATGATCTTGGGCCGTTTGCTAGAGAATTTATTTGATGAGGGGGTAGTGTTGGTTGCTACTTCAAACTATGCACCTTCGGAATTATATCCTCAGGGGCAAAATCGCAGTAGTTTCTTGCCAACAATCGCTCTGTTGGAGGAAAAACTAACTGTGCTAAATGTGGATGGGGGTGAAGATTACCGCTTACGTACTTTAAGACCTGCAGAGGTATTTTATGTGCCGGCTTCATTGGAGACGGAGCAAAAGCTGGCTGAGCTTTTTAAAGGTGTAAGCGGCGGAGTAAGTAAAAAACCTCATGTCGTGACCATACTTGATCGGGATATCATGTGTAATGCGCGTAGTGAAAAAGCCATTTGGTTTGACTTTCGTGCATTATGTTTCGGTCCTCGTTCTCAGGCTGATTATCTGTATCTGGCCGAGAATTACGAAATGGTATTTTTGTCTGGTATTGAGAAAATGGATGAATCCCAGCGTGCGGAAGCTCGCCGTCTTACTTGGCTTATCGATGTCTTATACGATTTTCGAGTAAAACTGTGTGCAACCAGCGAGGTGGCTGCCGAAGAAATTTATGTTGAAGGTGATTTTGCTAATGAATTTGTGCGTACGGTTAGCCGGATTGTGGAAATGCAGTCGCAAGAGTATTTGTCTTTACCGCACCTTACGTTGGGAATGGATAAAAAATCTGCAAACAACTCACAAAAAATACAGAAATCTTGATAGAATACAGCGCCGTATTAATTAATAGTCATATTTTATTTGAGGAGTAGGTAAATGGCGATTGAACGTACCATTTCGATTATCAAACCCGATGCAGTAGCGAAGAATGTTATCGGTCAGATTTACAGCCGTTTTGAAGAGAATGGCTTGTGTGTTGTTGCTGCAAAAATGAAACACTTAAGTGAAAAAGAAGCTCAAGCTTTCTATGCCGTACACAAAGAGCGCCCCTTCTTTAATGACTTGGTTGCTTTCATGACTAGTGGTCCGGTTATGATTCAAGTGCTTGAAGGTGAAAATGCTGTTGCTAAAAATCGTGAATTGATGGGTGCAACCAACCCGAAAGAAGCTGCTGCCGGTACTATTCGTGCTGATTTTGCAGAGTCAATCGATGCGAATGCCGTTCACGGCTCAGACAGTTTGGAGAATGCAGCTATTGAAATCGCTTACTTCTTCAGCCAAAGTGAGATTTGTGCACGCTAAATGCTCTTAAATATCTTGCAAGGCTGTCTTGATTTAATCAAGACAGCCTGAAGGTTTTTAAATTAAAGCCATTTTGCTTCTTTGTTGGTGTTTTCTTGTGAATTCAGTACAATGCGGTGAGGTGGTGTTTAATCTGAATACCTGCTTTTAGTCAAGCGGTCGGGTATTTTCGATATATTGAATATTTCAATATTTACCCTGACTGATATGGCGAGAATTATTACAAGAATTACATGAAAACCAATCTCCTGAATTTTGATTTAAACGGTCTGACAGAACACTTCTCTCAAATGGGAGAGAAGCCTTTTCGTGCTAAACAGGTTATGCGTTGGATGCATCAATCGGGTGCATCTGATTTTGATGAGATGACTGATTTGGCAAAATCTCTGCGTACCAAGTTAAATGCGGAAGCTTGTATTCAAGTGCCTGAGTTAATGATGTCACAAGAATCTTCAGACGGCACGCGCAAATGGTTGCTGGATGTGGGCACAGGAAATGGCGTAGAAACGGTATTTATCCCGGAGGCCGAGCGCGGCACTTTATGTATCTCCTCTCAGGTAGGTTGTGCATTGGAATGTACATTCTGTTCGACGGGCCGCCAAGGTTTTAACCGTAACCTGACAGCTTCTGAAATTATCGGTCAGCTTTGGTGGGCCAATAAGGCTATGGGGGTTACTCCAAAAAATGAACGTGTAATTTCTAATGTTGTCATGATGGGGATGGGTGAGCCGTTGGCAAATTTTGATAACGTTGTTACCGCATTAAGCATTATGTTAGATGACCATGGTTACGGGCTTTCACGCCGTAGGGTAACGGTTTCCACTTCAGGCATGGTGCCTCAGATGGATCGTCTGAAAGAAGTGATGCCGGTAGCCTTAGCTGTATCTCTGCATGCTTCTAACGATGCTGTACGTGATACTATTGTTCCACTAAATAAAAAATACCCTTTAAAAGAATTGATGGCAGCTTGCCAACGGTATTTGGTAAAAGCTCCCCGTGACTTTATTACATTTGAATATGTTATGCTTGACGGGGTAAATGACTTGGCTAAGCATGCTTATGAGTTGATTGATTTGGTTAAAGATGTACCGTGTAAATTTAATCTAATTCCTTTTAATCCATTTCCTAATTCGGGTTATGAACGCTCCAGTAATGAGAATATCCGGATTTTTAAAGATATATTGCAGCAAGCAGGTTTTGTGGTGACGGTACGTAAAACACGTGGAGATGATATTGATGCCGCTTGTGGTCAGTTGGCTGGCCAAGTGCAGGATAAAACCCGCAGGCAGCAGAAATGGCAGCAGTTGATTGTAGATTAAAAAGGGTAAGATAATGAGATTGAAATTCTGGCAGCCTTTGTTATTAGCAGTACTCTTGAGCGCTTGTGCGAGTAGTGGTTCTTCCAAGCCTAGTGCTAAAGAGCGGGCTTTGCAGGTTTCAAATATTAAAACCCAGCTGTCGGTTGAGTATATGAAGGCACAAGACTACCGCCAAGCTATAAAAAGTATTGACGAGGCCTTGGCATCTGATAGCCGTAATGCGAATGCTTGGTTAGTACGGGCACAAATTTATCAATACTTAAAAGTCTCTGATAAAGCTCAAGAAAGCTTTCTGAAAGTTTTAGATTTAAACCCAAATAGTGCAGAAGCCAATAACAATTATGGTTGGTTTTTATGCAGTATACAAAATAGGCCGTCTGAAGCGATACCTTATTTTGATAAGGCTCTTGCCGATCCAACCTATCCCAACCCTTATGTTGCTTACCTGAATAAAGGGATATGCAGTGCTAAAACCGGCCAATATTCTTTATCTGAGGCATATTTGGAAAGAGCATTGGCTACTGAGCCGCGCTTTTATCCGGCAATCAAAGAATTGGCCCGTACAAAATATTTAGCAGGGCAGCTTAGCGATGCGGATTATTATTTCAGACAATATCAAAGCAAAGTGGATATGTTGTCGGCAGATGATTTATTGCTGGGATGGCGGCTGTCCCGTGCGTTAGGTAATATTCAAGCAGCATATGAGTACGAAGCACAATTGCGTGCGAATTATCCTTATACCGAAGAACTTCAAATGATTACAACAGGACGTTTGTAATGACTGATAACCAACAACAAAACGAACAGCTGTCGGGTAACGCGGCACAAGAATTGGGGCAGAAATTGAAAAATGCCCGTGAAAAGCGTGGTTTTTCAATTGGAGAAGTGGCTGAGCGCCTGAAATTACCGGCCCGCCAAATCGAAGGATTGGAGAGCGGAAATTATGAAGGTTTGCCAGAACTTGTATTTGTACGAGGTTTTTTGCGTACTTATGGTCGGTTTTTAGAGTTGGATGACCAAGAGGTGGCCGGTTATCTGGACCGCATTATGCCGCAAGCTCGCAGCAATACTTATGCCGTACAGCGTGAAAAAAATTCAGACGGCCTGAATTATCAACAGACAACTGTGAAAAAGCCTTTTCCTGCATGGGTTATTGGTCTATTGGGAGTTGTGGCGATTGCCGGCGGTATTTATGCATGGCAAAGCAAATCACAGGCGGAAAGTGCAAAACAGGCTACTGAAAGCCAAGTGGGCTTAGGAGAGGTTGCAGAACCAAATCTGAAAGCCAGCAATGTTTCTGTAGTTGCCATGGCAAGTGAAGAGAGTGCTTCGGTAGCTGCGCCTGCAGCTGCTTCTGCAACTACTGCATCAGCAGCCTCTGAATCTGTGGCATCGGCATCAGCGGTAGCCGAAGCCGGTACGATTGCATCAAATGAGTTGGTCGTAAAGGTGCGTTACCGTTCGAATTTGGTAATTAAAGATAAAAATGGGCAATTTGTTATTAACCGTATTGTCCCAGCCGGTAGCGAACACCGTTTCCAAGGCGGTGCGCCTTATGATGTATGGATTGGTTATGCAGTTGGCGCAAGTGCCAATTATGGCGGTAACGATATTAATGTAGGTCAGCATATGGTGACTAAGAAAACTTCTTCATTCAAAGCAGGACAGTAAACCGTAATGAGTACTATGCCATCTCGCCGTGCCACTTATCAGGTAGAAGTTGATCACATTACCGTAGGTTCTGAATCTCCGGTCGTAGTACAATCGATGACCAATACGGATACTGCCGATGCGGCCGGTACGGCAGAGCAAGTAAAGGCTTTAAGTGATGCCGGTTCCGAAATGGTACGTATCACAGTCAATAGTCCGGAGGCTGCTTCCAAAGTAGCAGAAATACGCCAGCGTTTGGATGATATGGGATGCCAAACACCGTTAATTGGAGATTTTCACTTTAACGGTGAGCGTTTGCTTGCAGAGTTTCCTGATTGTGCAAAAGCTCTGTCAAAATACCGGATTAATCCAGGCAATGTCGGTAAAGGTGCGAAAGGCGATGAGAAATTTGCTTATATGATTCGTACCGCTGCCGAACACAATAAAGCAGTCCGTATTGGGGTTAACTGGGGCTCGCTGGATCAGAGTTTGGCCAAGAGAATGATGGATGCCAATTTGGCTTCGGCAAACCCCAAAAGCCCCGATGAGGTGATGAAAGAGGCACTCATCGTATCAGCGCTTGAGTCGGCACAAAAAGCCATTGATTTAGGCTTGCCTGAGAACAAAATTATTTTGTCTTGTAAAGTAAGCTCTGTACAGGATTTGATCCAAGTTTATCGTGATTTGGGGGCGCGTTGTCGTTTCCCGCTGCACTTGGGCCTGACTGAAGCCGGTATGGGCAGTAAAGGTATTGTTGCTTCGACTGCGGCATTGGCGGTTTTATTGCAAGAAGGCATAGGCGATACTATCCGCATTTCGCTAACACCGGAACCGGGTAGCTCTCGCACGCAAGAGGTTGTGGTAGCGCAAGAAATTCTGCAAACAATGGGTTTGCGCTCATTTACACCGATGGTAACTGCCTGTCCGGGTTGCGGACGCACGACCAGCACGGTATTCCAAGAGTTGGCTCGTGACATCCAGCATTATTTACGGGAACAAATGTCGGTATGGCGTTGGCAGTATCCGGGTGTGGAAAGTTTGAATGTTGCTGTAATGGGGTGCGTGGTAAACGGCCCGGGTGAAAGTAAATTAGCCGATATCGGTATCAGCCTGCCGGGTACAGGGGAAACCCCGGTTGCCCCTGTTTATGTGGATGGTGAGCGAAAAGTTACACTCAAGGGCGATAATATGGCCGAAGAATTTTTAGCCATCGTACAAGAGTATGTGGAAACCAATTACGGAGAAGGCGGAGCGAAACGCTCAACTAAACGTGTCATTCCGATTCAGTCTTCTTAATATGTAATACTGGAAGGCCGTCTGAAGCTGTTTATGCTTTCAGACGGCCTCAGACATAGATTTATTAAAGATAGTGTGATATGGGACAAAAAATCCAAGCTGTAAAAGGCATGAATGATTTACTGCCGGTGGAGCAGAAAGATTTTAAATTAACCGCTGCTTTGTGGCAGGAATTCGAAATGACCGTGAATAATTGGACACGGCGTTACGGGTACAGTCAAATTCGCACACCTATCGTAGAGCAAACGGGATTGTTTGTACGCTCAATAGGTGAAGAAACTGATGTTGTAGGAAAGGAAATGTATACGTTTTCCGATTCTAACGACAAGCTAAGTTTGACATTGCGACCGGAAGGTACGGCATCTTGCTTGCGAGCAGTAGTTGAGCATAATTTATTGTATAACGGTCCTGTGAAACTTTGGTATATGGGGCCGATGTTCCGCCGTGAGCGTCCGCAGAAAGGACGTTACCGCCAATTTCATCAGGTAGGTATCGAAGCCCTAGGTTATGAAGGCCCTGATATTGATGCTGAGATTATCGCCATGTGTGCAGATTTATGGCGGGAGCTGGGTATTTCCGATTTACTTAAATTGGAAATTAACAGCTTAGGGAACAGGGAGGAAAGGTCTGCCCACAGAGAGGCGTTAGTAGCATATCTTGAGCAGCATGAAGCCATTCTGGATGAAGACAGCAAACGCAGAATGTATACAAACCCTTTGCGCGTATTGGATACTAAAAATCCGGCGCTGCAAAAAATGGCAGATGAAGCCCCCCGCTTGAGTGATTATTTAGGCGAGGCATCTCGTGCGCACTATGAAGGCTTCAAAAAATTTCTTGACGGCTTGGGGGTCGACTATTATGAAAATCCCCGTTTGGTTCGAGGCTTGGATTATTACAACCAAACCGTTTTTGAGTGGACAACAGACAAACTAGGCGCACAAGCGACAGTATGCGGAGGCGGCCGTTATGACGGTTTGATTGAAGAGTTGGGCGGAAAATCTGCACCTTCTATCGGATTCGCTATGGGTGTAGAACGTTTGCTTTTGCTAGTGAAAGAATTTGGTAGTTTGCAAGTAGATGCGGCAGCAGATATTTATGCCATATATCAGGGTGATGGTGCTGCCTTGCAAGTAATGCGGTATGCACAAAAGTTACGTGCTGCAGGTTTTGATGTAATTCAGCATTGTGGAAGCCAGAGCTTGAAAGCACAGATGAAAAAGGCGGATGCCAGCGGAACTCGTTTCGCATTAATTGTAGCCGGGGATGAATTGGCTACAGATACCGTTACACTAAAAGATATGCGGGGCGAAAGAGGGCAAGTTACTATTGCCTCGGCAGATTTGATTAATACTTTACAAGGATGGAAACAGGCGTAAATGGCAACTCATATCCAAGATCAAGAGGAACTTGAGAACTTCAAATATTTTTGGAAAAGCTGGGGGCGGTGGCTGTTTGTAGCATTAGTATTGGCTGCGTTGGCTTATTTTTCCTATGTAATGTATCAACGCCATCAGTTTAACCAAAATCAGGAAGCGGCGGCAGTAATGGCTGGGCTGGTGGAAAAAGCTCAAAATAAAGGTGATGAACAAGCCATTAATGCCGATTTACAGCAGCTTCAGCAAAATTATCCGGCCAGTATTTCGGCAGCACAGGCAACCCTAATGGTGGCAGCCGCTGAATTTGATAAAGGCCGCTATGATGCGGCAAGTAATCATTTAAATTGGGTATTGAAAAATCAAAAAGCTCCTTTGGTTCAAGCTATTGCCGCACAACGTTTAGCCGTTGTGCAGTTACAAGAGAAAAAATATACCGAAGCATTGGCAACATTAAATATACCGGTTGATGAGGCGTTTATACCGCTCTTTTTGGAAACCAAAGGTGATGTTTATGCTGCGCAAGGTAAAAATAAAGAAGCTTTGGAGGCTTACGAACAGGCATTAACAAAGTTGCCTAAAGAAGCTCCAAACCGAGAATTATTGCAACTTAAAGCTGACCAATTTAAATAATTTTCCTGTGGTATTACTGTAAAGACAGTGTATTGCTCAAAGGAGTGCATAACAGGCTTGCTAAGAGATAATCTCATGCAAGCCCGTTGTGTTTTAACCTGAATTCATACGTTGAGAATATTATGAAACCCACTATTGCCTTAGTAGGCCGTCCGAATGTCGGTAAATCGACATTATTTAACCGTTTAACCCGAACAAAAGATGCATTGGTTGCCGACATGCCCGGTTTGACCCGCGACCGACATTACGGGCATGGTCGTATAGGCAGTAAACCTTATTTGGTTGTTGATACGGGTGGTTTCGAACCGGTTGTTGACAGTGGTATTCTGCATGAGATGGCCAAGCATACTTTACAGGCAATTGATGAGGCAGATGCCGTTATCTTTTTGGTAGACGGTCGTAACGGACTGACACCGCAAGATAAAATTATTGCCGATCGCCTCCGTCAAAGCCCTCGGCCGGTTTTCCTAGCTGTTAACAAAGGGGAAGGGGCCAATCGTGCCGTGCTGGCTTCTGAGTTTTATGAACTGGCTTTAGGTGAGCCTGTTGTGATTTCAGGGGCGCATGGAGATGGTGTTTATCATTTGATAGAAGATGTATTAGAACACTTTCCTGACGTCGAAGAGGAAGTTGAAGCCGCCAAGCATCCGGTATTTGCCGTTATTGGCAGGCCGAATGTAGGTAAGTCGACTTTAGTAAATGCCATTTTAGGCGAAGAGCGTGTGATTGCTTTCGATATGGCGGGTACGACGCGTGACAGTATCCATATTGATTTTGAACGAGAGGGAAAGCCGTTTACCATTATTGATACGGCAGGCGTTCGTCGTCGCGGCAAAGTAGAAGAGGCAGTAGAAAAGTTTTCTGTAATCAAGGCTATGCAAGCTATCGAAGCTGCTAATGTAGCCGTATTGGTACTGGATGCGCAGCAGGACATTGCTGACCAAGATGCGACTATTGCCGGTTTTGCGCTGGAGGCAGGGCGTGCTTTGGTAGTTGCCGTCAATAAGTGGGATGATATTGATGAGGATCGGAAAAACCAAGTAAAGCGTGATATTGCCCGCAAGCTGTATTTCTTGGATTTTGCCAAGTTCCATTATATTTCTGCTTTGAAGGAGCGGGGAATTGACGGCCTATTCGGCAGCATTCAAGCTGCTTATGATGCGGCAATGATTAAAATGCCCACGCCGAAAATTACCAGAGTATTGCAAAGTGCGCTGGAACGCCAGCAACCGCCGAGAGTTGGCTTGGTACGCCCGAAAATGCGCTATGCACACCAAGGTGGTATGAATCCTCCGGTAATTGTAGTCCACGGTAACTCTTTACAGCATATTTCAGATGCATATACGCGCTATCTGACACAGACTTTCCGTAAAGCCTTTAATCTGCAAGGTACGCCTTTGCGTATTCAGTACAATGTTTCGGAAAACCCATATGAAGAAGCAGCCGATAAGCCTAAGAAAAAACCTTTGCGTCGGGTGGCTTTAAGCAACCGTATCGAAAAGCGTGAAGGGCGTAAAGAAGAGAAGAGCCGTTTTAAAAAGAAAAATAAAGTCAGCATAAAAAAATTACAGGCTAAAAAATAGTTAACTATGCCGTCTGAAATCAGGAACTTTCAGACGGCATAGCTTTCTGACATAAGCGACTGCTGTGTTTATGTCGTTAATTTAAAAAAATGTAGTCAACCATCGGCTTTTATAGTGCCATATTGCCTTTGGAAATTGTGGTATGTATTTGGAAAAATACGCCCCCGGGTGCTATAAGCCTATTAGCCGGCCATATCTGCAAACCTCGTTTATAGTTGAGGGTAATCATAAATGTTTGCAAAATGCACTATAAAAGTGTTGGTAAAAATTCGCATTCAAGGCTACAATCAGACGGCAATTTCCCGAAACTTTTAAAACATAATAACGGAGTATAAAATGACCGCTAAAGGACAAATGTTACAAGATCCTTTCTTGAATGCTTTGCGCAAAGAGCATGTGCCGGTATCGATTTACTTGGTAAACGGTATCAAACTGCAAGGCCAAGTAGAATCTTTTGACCAATATGTGGTTTTATTACGCAACACATCAGTTACCCAAATGGTTTATAAGCATGCTATTTCTACCATCGTGCCGGCACGAGCGGTAAGCCTTCAGCATGAAAACCGCCAGCAGCAGGCTGCACCGGTTCAAGTAGAAACCACACAGCCGGCAGAATAAAAACAACTTGTGTTGAGTGTAAACAAAAATACCTTACTTAACGGTAAGGTATTTTTGTTTTTGGTATTGGAAATAGCCTCAATGAGTAAAGGCTATTTCTGTTGCACTTTAGGGTGTTTACAATTCTTAACTTTTTAATGAGAAAACGGCTAAAGCAAAGCTGGCAATCTGCAAGCATTGAGCATGCAAGGACTTATGCTATTAAGCATGAAAAAGCTCAAACGAAGAGAGTATTTTTTTCGTATCTTGTCAAGACTGGCAGGCCGTCTGAAATTACTTTATATTGTGGTCTGTCTCTTGTGATACTACTGTATCTTGTGTTTTAACCTCAGTCGGAAATTTGTTATGAATGCAGCCGCCAACCTTAAAGTAACCAAACGTGACGGGCGTTTGGAGGATATTAATCTCGATAAAATCCATCGTGTAATTACTTGGGCGGCAGAGGGGTTGAATAATGTATCCGTATCACAGGTGGAATTGAAGTCACATATTCAATTCTACAACGGCATCCGTACCGATGATATTCACGAAACCATTATCAAAGCGGCAGCCGATCTGATTTCTCAAGAAACACCCGATTACCAATATTTGGCCGCCCGATTGGCCATTTTCCATTTGCGTAAAATTGCCTATGGCCAATTTGAGCCGCCTCATCTTTATGAACATGTGGTGAAGTTGGTTGAGGCGGGAAAATACGATCGTCATTTGTTGGAGGACTATAGTCGCGAAGAATTTAATGATCTCAATGACTATATTGACCATGAGCGCGATATGTCGTTTTCCTATGGTGCAGTCAAACAGCTGGAAGGTAAATATCTGGTACAGAACCGGGTCACCCG
It encodes:
- a CDS encoding YfgM family protein, coding for MATHIQDQEELENFKYFWKSWGRWLFVALVLAALAYFSYVMYQRHQFNQNQEAAAVMAGLVEKAQNKGDEQAINADLQQLQQNYPASISAAQATLMVAAAEFDKGRYDAASNHLNWVLKNQKAPLVQAIAAQRLAVVQLQEKKYTEALATLNIPVDEAFIPLFLETKGDVYAAQGKNKEALEAYEQALTKLPKEAPNRELLQLKADQFK
- the der gene encoding ribosome biogenesis GTPase Der — protein: MKPTIALVGRPNVGKSTLFNRLTRTKDALVADMPGLTRDRHYGHGRIGSKPYLVVDTGGFEPVVDSGILHEMAKHTLQAIDEADAVIFLVDGRNGLTPQDKIIADRLRQSPRPVFLAVNKGEGANRAVLASEFYELALGEPVVISGAHGDGVYHLIEDVLEHFPDVEEEVEAAKHPVFAVIGRPNVGKSTLVNAILGEERVIAFDMAGTTRDSIHIDFEREGKPFTIIDTAGVRRRGKVEEAVEKFSVIKAMQAIEAANVAVLVLDAQQDIADQDATIAGFALEAGRALVVAVNKWDDIDEDRKNQVKRDIARKLYFLDFAKFHYISALKERGIDGLFGSIQAAYDAAMIKMPTPKITRVLQSALERQQPPRVGLVRPKMRYAHQGGMNPPVIVVHGNSLQHISDAYTRYLTQTFRKAFNLQGTPLRIQYNVSENPYEEAADKPKKKPLRRVALSNRIEKREGRKEEKSRFKKKNKVSIKKLQAKK
- the hfq gene encoding RNA chaperone Hfq, whose protein sequence is MTAKGQMLQDPFLNALRKEHVPVSIYLVNGIKLQGQVESFDQYVVLLRNTSVTQMVYKHAISTIVPARAVSLQHENRQQQAAPVQVETTQPAE